AGCGGGAATGCGATGGCGGCAAGTATAGATCCTACCGATACATAGCGAGAAATCGTGACGGTGAGCAAAAAGATGCCGATCACCATGAGCATACTGACCGGCGCGATGCCGATCAGCATTCCGGCGGCGGTGCTGACCCCTTTGCCCCCCTTAAAGCCCGCGAAGACCGTGAAGACGTGGCCGATGACGGCGGCCATGCCCGCGATGAGGCTCAGGGCGATCTCGTTCATGTCGGGAAACGCGCCGAGCGGGTGCGCCTTGAAAAAGCCGACCACCGGCACGGCGGCCACGGTACCCTTGGCGATGTCGATCAGCGTGACAGCGAGGCCCGCCTTCCAGCCCAGCACCCGGAAAGCGTTGGTGCCGCCCGCGTTGCCGCTGCCGAAGTCGCGGACATCGATGCCCTTGAGCAACTTTCCGGCAATGATGCTGGTCGGAATGGAGCCGATGAGGTAAGCAACGGCGATGATGGCAAGAAATGTCAGCATACCAGTCAGGATTGAATGATGAACGAACACTCGATCTGAATCAGGCCTTGACGACCTCGCCTACAATGTAGGCATTTTCCTCTCGGGACTTCAAGTAGGCCATAATGTCGTCGACGCGCTCCTTCGCGACAATCATCACGAGCCCGAGGCCGAGGTTGAAGGTGCGGCGCATATCCTCTTCGGGCACTTGGCCCTCCTTGCGGATAAGGTCGAAAATCGGAAGCTCCGGCCATGAAGCCCAGTCCACCGACAGTGAGAGACCTTCCGGCACAATGCGCATGGTGTTGCCCATGAGGCCGCCGCCGGTGATGTGCGACATACCGCGCAAGTCGCCGGTGCCAAGCAGCGGCTCGATGACCGGCAGGTACGAGCGATGCACCTTGAGCAGCTCCTCGCCAACCGTGCCGTCCAGCCCGGCGAAGCGCTCGTTCATGCGCCCTTCGAACACCTTGCGGGCCAGCGAATAGCCGTTGGTGTGCAGGCCGGTCGATGGCAGGCCGATCATCACATCGCCCGCCTCGATCTTCGAGCCGTTGATGATGTGCTGCTGATCGACCATGCCGACAATCGTACCGGCAAGATCGAAATCCTCCACGTCGTAGACGCCGGGCATCTCGGCGGTTTCGCCGCCAATGAGCGCCGCGCCATTCTCGCGACACGCCTTCACCATGCCGGTGACGACCGAAGCGGCGATCTCCGGCTTCAGCTTGCCGCAGGCGTAGTAGTCGAGGAAAAAGAGCGGGCGCGCGCCGCAGACCAGAATGTCGTTCACGCAGTGGTTGACCAGGCAGGAGCCGACCGTGTCGTACTTGCCGAGTTCGATGGCGATCTTGAGCTTGGTGCCCACGCCGTCGATGCTGCTCACCAGCACAGGCTTTTCGTACCTGGCGAAATCGGGCTGGAAAAATCCGCCGAACGCGCCGATGTCGGTCATCACCTGCGGCGTGAAGGTCTGGCGCACATGCGGTTTGATGAGGCGAACAAACTCTTCACCTGCTGAAATATCGACTCCGGCTTTCTTGTAATCCATAGTTCTTTTTCGTGATTATCCTGTTATTGCTCCGGCCATTAACTCTCTTGATAATTGCCCCGGACTTCAGTCCGGGGTATGCGAATAAAGTAAAATAAATCAGGGCTTTAGCCCAATTTCTGCTGTAGTGGAGATCGCAATTTATGTTGCCGGAAGAACAACTCTTTTCTCGATCTGCCGCAGATTTTTCAGCTTCCCGCCGGTTTTTCGAAAATTCCGGCGCACTGCGATTCCGCGAAGAACTCGCAGTGCAGCGCCGAGACCGCCGCTGGCACATCGTTCTCCTCGACGACGACACCGACGTTGATCTCCGATGCGCCCTGCGAAATCATCCGCAGGTTGACGTTGCGCAGCGAGCTGAAAATCCTGCCCGCAACGCCTTTCGACAGGCGGAGGTTATCGCCGACCACGCTCACCGTGGCCACCTTGTGCTCGATCTCCACATCGCCGAGCGCTTTCAGCGCCTGGATGAACGGCTCGTCGAGCACGGCATCGTCAACCGTCAGGGAGACCGAAACCTCGCTGGATGAGATCATCTCGACCGATACGGCGAAACGGTTGAACACCTCGAACAGCTCGTTCATGAAGCCGTGGCGTCCAAACATCCGGTTGGAGCGGATGTTGAGAATCGCCTGCCCCTTCCTGACGGCAATCGACTTGACCAGCCCGCCGTGGCTCTTTCCGGCCAAGAGCGCGGGATCGTCGGTGATGAGCGTGCCTTTCGACTCCGGATGCCAGGTGTTGAGCACGTAGACCGGAATGTTCTTCTTCACCGCCGGGGCGATGGTGTCGGGGTGCAGCACCTTCGCGCCGAGATAGGCCAGTTCGGCGGCCTCGGAGAAGGTCATCACCCGGATGCTTCGTGCCTCTGGAACCATCCGGGGATCGCAGGTCATCACGCCATCCACGTCGGTCCAGATTTCGATGGAGTCGGTGTGCAGCCACGCGCCAAAAAGCGCCGCCGAAAGGTCGGAGCCACCACGGCCGAGGGTCGTGGTCTTGCCCGCCACGGTCGCGCCGATGTACCCCTGCGTCACGACGACCACGCAGGAATCGAGCTTCGGGCGGATAATATCCTCCGTCTTTGCCTGGCAGATCGCCTCGATCGGGCGGGCGAAACCGAAGCGCTCGTCGGTGATCATCACCTGCCGGATGTCGAGCCACTCGCAGTGAGTGCCCGCTTCGTTCAGCGCGGCAGCGAAAACCGTGGTCGAGAGCAACTCGCCGAAGGAGCAGATGCGGTCTCGCGAGCGCTCGCTCAGCTCACCGACGATCTCGATCCCCTCGGTCAGGCGTTCGAGCCGGGTAACATAGGCATCGATCTTCGCGGCAAGCTCAAGGCGAAGCGCTTCGTTGCCGACAAGCTCCCCGACGAGATCGAGGTGAAACTGCCTGACCTCGCCCGCCATTTGCAGCGCCTCTTCGAGACGCCCCGCGCCGGCGGTATCGGCGATTTTGACCAGCTTGTTGGTGATGCCGCTGCACGCGCTCAGGACGACCAGCGGGGTTTCGGATTTTCTCTTTTCAGCGATGATGGCGATCACCTGCCGCATGGCCGAAGCCGTGCCAACAGAGGTGCCGCCAAATTTCATGACTGCCATAACCTCAATCGAAAGAATTGGATAGTGATCGTTTCAGGATCGTTTTCCGGTTCGGATTTACTATACTTCCATGATCGGTATTTTTCATGAACCAGTCTGTCCGGCCCCATGAACGAGATCACCCCATTCGCCCCGAAACGGGCAAAAACGGCAGGCATCATCAGAACGGCGGCGCTCATGGCGCTCTCGTGCCTCATGCTCGCCCTTGGCGCTTGCCAGAGCGCGCGGCCTCTCTCCGATCGCATGGAGAGCAAATATAGTTTAAAAAAGAGAAAAACTTCCATCTCGCGCCTTCGCCCGCAAGGCCCGGAACGGTGCGACGTGCCGATGCAGGTTTCCGAACGCGCCTTCAGGGCGATGCTCGACTCTATCGAAGAGACCAAAGGGGTGAAATACCGTTTCGGAGGAACCACGACGGACGGCTTCGACTGCTCCGGCTTCGTGCAATATCTCTACAACCGTTCGTTCCAGATGCTCCTGCCCCGCACCTCCGCCGAACTCGCGCTCGTAGGGCCGATCATCCGCAAAGATCGCCTGCAACCCGGCGACCTGGTCTTCTTCGCCGCCGGAGAGGAGATCACCCACGTCGGCGTCTACATCGGCAACGAGCGTTTCGCCCACGCTTCAACGAAGGCGGGCATCAGCACGAACACCCTTCTCCAGAACTATTACGCCACCCACTTCGCCTTCGGCACGAGAATCATCCGGGTGGAGTAACGGAGCTGTGGACTCGGTGGACTGGGTGGATTTGGTGGACAATAATTACGAAGTCCCGGAGTTCTGTCCCAGAAGTCCCATTCGTCCCATTCTCGCCGGAAATGCTATCTTCCCTCACAGCTACTTACACACAGCAATCCCATTGTCAATGCAACCGCCGAAAACCCATAACCACATCGAACTCGCGTTCGAGATCGACAGCGACCTTTACGAAATCTATATCGCCCTGCTTTCGCAGGAGGGCATCGAATATTTCCTCGAAGATGACCGCAAGCTGATGGCCTACCTTCCCGAAAGCGAGTGGAACGCCGCAAAGGAGGAGTCCATCAAAACCCTCCTTCAGGAGACTTTCGGCTCCGTGCCGCACTTCACGGCGTCGTTCATGGCCGACCGGAACTGGAACGCCGAGTGGGAGGCGCACTTGCAGCCGGTGGAAATCTCCGACCGCTTTCTCATCATCCAGCACCAGAAGGAGTACGCCGTCAAACCGGGGCAGATCGTCATCGCCATCAACCCGAAAATGTCCTTCGGCACCGGCTATCACGCCACCACGCGCCTGATGATGCGCCAGATGGAGGAGCTTGACCTCGGCGACAAAAAGATCATGGACATCGGTACCGGCACCGGCGTGCTCGCCATCGCCGCCCGCAAGCTCGGTAACAAAAATCCGATTCTCGCCTTCGACAACAACGCCTGGGCGGCGGAGAACGCTGTCGAAAACGTCGCCGAAAACGACGTGTCCGACATTCGCGTGGAGCTGCTTGACGCCGAGGAGGAGCTGGCGGCGAACCTCGAAGAGGGGTACGACCTGATTCTGGCCAACATCAACAAGAACGTGCTCGACCGCATTTTGCCGGTCATCCGCCGCCACGCGCCAAAGGCGCAGGTGCTGCTTTCGGGCGTGCTGGTCTACGACGAGCCGTGGCTCAAAAAGCTCCTCAAGCGCATCGACTACACCAACGTCAAAACCATCTACGAAGACGAGTGGCTCTCGGCCTTGATCGAACCCGCAAAGTGATCGACGATAATGACAAACGCCACTGAACGCATCGCCTGCATCGACGTCGGCACCAACACGGCGCTCTTGCTCGTCGCCGACCTCGAACCCACGACCGGCAAGATCGTGACAGTCGATCACCGCCAGAGCATCGTGCGCCTCGGCCAGAACGTCGATGAGCGGCGCATTATCCGCCAAGAGGCGCTCGACCGGCTGGTCGCCTGCATGACGGCCTATCGCGACCTCTGCGGCGAACTCGGCGTGCAGCGCATCATCGCCGCCGGAACGAGCGCCCTGCGCGACGCGGCCAATCGTGACGAAATCATCGAGACGGTGAAGAGCGCGACCGGCATCGAAATCCGCTGCATCAGCGGCGAGGAGGAGGCCGCGCTCACCTTCTTTGGCGCGGTGGCCGGGCTGGAGTCGGTGCCGGAACCGTTCACGGTGATCGACATCGGTGGCGGCAGCACCGAAATCATCATGGGCACGGTGGAGAAGGTCGAAAGCGCGGTCAGCATGAACATCGGCTCGGTGAGGATGACCGAGCGCTTCTGCACCTCGATTCCTCCATCACCGGAGGAGTTCGAGGCGGCGCGTCAGGAGATCGACAAGCATCTCGCCAAAAGCCTGCCGCCCTTCTTCGCGGGCCGCCAGCAGGTGTTCGGCGTCGCGGGAACCCTCACCACCATCGCGCAGGTGTGCCTCGGCGACAGGCAGTTCGACGCCGGGCGGGTGCAGGGCTTCCGGCTCGAATACGGTGCGGTGCACGAATTGCTCGACCGGCTCCGCGCGATGAGGCTCGACGAGATCATTTCGCTCGGCATTCCCGAGGGACGCGCCGACGTGTTTACGATGGGTACGCTGATTCTGCGCCAGTTCATGCGGATGCTCGGCGTCGGAGCGGTGACGGTGAGCATCCAGGGGCTGCGCTACGGCATGGCGCAGCAGGAGCTTCAGCGGTTGCGGAATCAGAGCTGACGCGGCGATTACGCCTTGCGGCACGAAAGCCAGATGAGGTCGCCCGAAGCATCCTTCGTGAAAAAGAGAAACCGCTCGCTGCTCTCTCCGATTTTGTACCGCTTGCGCAGCTCCTCGACCGACAGCGGAAAGTCGCGCCGTTGGACAGCGGCGTTCGTGATCTCCAGTTCAGCAAGCTCTTTCCGGAAGCTCTTCTGCCTGAACGGGCGGCACTCCTCGATCCGGAAGCTCCTGCCGGGAAATGGCTCCACGCGATCTGCCGAAGTGAGATAATCGACTGTGCGGTTCAGAAATTCAAGCTGCATTTGCCGCGCAAGCTTGCCGGTGAGCCGCGCCTTGATGATGGCCGCGTCCGGCTCGTAAAGCCACGCGCCGGGCGTTTCCGCCACCGCGCGATCAGGCGGCTCACTTCCGGACGACACGATTTCGAATGTCTCCTTGCCGAGACACACAGCGCGGACTTTCGGCGTTTGTCCGGCGACATGCGCCCGGTCGAGCAACAGCAACACCTCCTTGCACTCGCCATCGACCGAGACGGCGATGATCGCCGAGAGCGCCGGAAGCTGCGTTTCGAGGCCGCTGATTTCGAGAGCGGGCGACGCCTTGATGCAGACTTTCGCGGCCTTGCGAAGCATGAGATCGTGCAGGCGCACCACGTCGGGACTCGACTGCTGGAGTCCGGCGGAGCGCCCGCCATGCTCCCGCCGCGCCGGATCGACCAACACCCAGTCGAACGAGTCGTCCGCATAGTCCGCGAGAATCTCCTCGCTGTCGCCGATGCGCGTCTCGACGTTGGCGATACCCATCACGCGCCGGTTCGCCTCGGCCAGCCGCGCCAGAGCCTCGCTTCGCTCGCACGACACGACATGCTCGAAACGGCGGGCCAGAAACAGCGTGTCGATGCCGAGGCCACCCGTCAGGTCGATCGCCCGCCGCCCCTGCATGAGCGAAGCTTTCCACTCCGCCGCCCGCTCTCCCGAAGCCTGTTCGAGCGCGAGGCGGGTGTAAAGCAGCGGAAAGCGCGACAGCGACGGCAGCTTCACGGCGGCCTTTTTCCGGCACGCAATCTGCTCCGCTATCGCCCGCACCGGCAGATCGCTCCGCCCGTGAAAGCGCAACGCAAACGCTGCCGGATCGTCGCCCGCGTGAGCATCGATCAGCGCAAGCACCTGCGGATCGAAGAGGCTGTGGAGTTCGTCGAGGGTCATGGGGAATCAGGGACTTCATGGACAGCAAGGACAACAGGGACGAAGTGGACAGCAATGGTTCAGCCTTCTTCGAAATAGTCTGAATCGAGACGTTTCAGTTCGTAACTGCCTTCAGATGAAACACCAACCTCAAAATCGATCATGAATTCGACCAACTGTCGTCCATCAACAAGAATAATCTTGCTCTCGATAGCTGAGACATACTCTCTGGCGCTTTTTGAGAAATCTGACGTAGTAATAAACACTCCCTTACGAGCACGTTTTCCCTGCAATGCCCCAGCAAATTTCTGTATTTCAGGACGAGAAACCGTCGAAGCCCAACGTTTTGCCTGAACGTAAATTACATCGAGACCAAGACGATCTTCTTTGATGACGCCATCGATACCTTCATCGCCACTCTTTCCAGTCACTGCCGCCTCGACCTCTTTTACCGAACCACCATATCCCATTCTGACAAGAACATCGATAGCAACTTTTTCGAAAAAGGCTGGTGATGCTGCTTTTAGTTGTGATAGCAATTCCTCTGCAAGATTTGCCCGAAGAATCATATAAGCCTCATCAAGGAGTTCTCTGGGGGTTTTCTTCTCCTGAATATCTTCATCATCTTCCCTGCTGCTCAGAGCTTTTTGCTGTTGCGAGATTCTGTTATCAGCAAATTCGGGAAACCGTCTCAAATAGGCCAAATTCAGTTTTTCAGGCTGCTCTTTCAGTACCCGTCGTCCTCTTTCGGTAATACGGAAAACTCCTCGGCGAGTATTTTCAATGAGAAGAGCCATTTTCAAATAGGCGCGAGCCCAGGCAATCCGGTTATCAAAAACACGCTGCCGACCACTTGGCAGATATTCTTTTTTCTCCTCCGGAGTCAATCTGAATTCGGATGCCAAGCACTCTACTGCATCTTTGTTTGTATGTTCCTTGCCATCCCCACAAAAGCGAAGTACCGGGAGCATAACGGACTGAAAATCCGGGATTGCCATAACAAAGGGGTTCTAAGTTTACTTTCAGGCTCAAAAGTAAACTTAGAGATTTTTAAGTTTACTTTCCTTCCATCTCCATCCATCTGCCTCCAACCCTCACTCGCCATTGTGCCGCTCCACGAGTACGCGCCGCAGCACCTTGCCTACTGCGGATTTCGGCAGCGAGTCGCAGTATTCGATGTGTTTCGGCACTTTGTAGGCGGCCAGCTCCTTGCGGCACCACGCCTTCAGGTCGGCGGGGTCGAGAGAACAGCCGTCGCGCAGCACGATCCACGCCTTGACCGCTTCGCCCTGGTAGTCGTCGGGCACTCCGGCCACGCCGGTTTCGAGCACCGAGGGGTGGCGCGAAATCACCTCCTCGACCTCGCGCGGCCATATCTGGAAGCCGCTCGCCTTGACGACATCCTTCTTGCGATCCACCACGAACAGGTAGCCATCCTCGTCGAGATAGCCGAGGTCGCCGGTGTGAATCCATCCGTCGCGCAGCACGGCGGCGGTCTCGTCGGGATTGTTCCAGTAGCCGCTCATATTCTGGGGCGAGCGGATGAGAATCTCGCCGACCTCGCCCGGCGGCAGCACGTTGTCGCACTTTTCGGCATCGACGATGCGGAGTTCGACGTCGGCGCCGGGCAGGCCGACGGAACCGCTCTTTTTCAGGCCTCGCGCCGGTGAAAACACCGGAGCGGCCAGCGCCTCGGTCAGGCCGTACGCCTCGATGATGCAGCCGCCGGTCAACTGCTCGAAGCGGTTCCGGGTTTCGAGATGCAGCGACGAAGCGCCGGAGACGATCAGCCGCAGGGAGCGCAGCGCTTTCGGGTCGCGCCGGAGCCGGGGGTGCGCGGCCAGCGCGTTGAAGAGCGTCGGCACGCCCGGCAGCATCTCCACCTTGCGGCGCTTGATGGTCGCGATGAGCGCGCCAATGTCGCGAGGATCGGGCATGAGCACCATCGGCGAGCGGCGGATGAAACCGCTGGCCATGACCGCCACCTGAGCGAAGACATGAAAAAGCGGAAGGTTGAGCATGATGACCGTCCTGCCGTTGCCCAGGGCGCTGTCGAACCATGCGTTGATCTGCATTCCGGTCATGACGAGCGCTTCGTGCCTGCCGACGACGCACTTCGGGTTGCCGGTGGTGCCGCCGGAAAAGAGGAAAAGCGCCGGGTCTCCGGGCGCAACGGCGACCTCCGGCGATTGGCTGCCCGCATGGCTTTCGATCACGTCGGCCATCGACAAGTCGCCCGGCTTCAGGACGATCCGGTGCCCGTCGCGCCTCTCCTTCAGCACGGTGAAGAGCATCCGCTTGAGCGGCGGCAGATACTCCTTGATCGAGGTGACGATCACCCGCTTCAGCGGCGTGTTCGAGCGGATCCGGTTGATCTTTTCGTAAAACAGGGTCAGCACGACTGCCGTTTCGGCCTCGCTCTCGCGAATCGCGCGTTCGAGTTCCGGCTCCGTGTAGAGCGGATTGAGCAGCACCACGATGCCGCCCGTTTTCCATATGCCGAATTCGGCGACGATCATCTGCGGCGAATTGGGCATCAGCACCGCCACCCGGTCGCCCTTGCCGACGCCTTGCGCTCGCAGCGCCGAGGCGAACGCGCTGCTTTTCAGCTCGAGCTCGCGCCAGGAGATCGAGCTTCCCATGAACAGAAAGGCCTCATCGCCGGGGCGCTCCCGTGCGCTGTCACGAAGAAGATCGAGCATGGTGATCACCGGATAGGGCGCGAGGGTATGCGGTACGCCATCATCGTAATGACGGAGCCAGGGCCGTTCGGACATAGGAGCACTCTCCGGAAGTTATCGAGCGACTCATGGAATCACCCGAATCCACAAGGTCGCAGAAAATATACGGCTTTCATCCCGATTCATCCCCGATGAGAGATGCGCTACATTTTTGTAACTTGCGCCTTCCGTTACGACTCTGGCCGATCATCCCGAATTTTTCATCATGAGTGCAGACCCGATCACGATCTTCCGCAAAACATGGGGAACCTATCAAAAAGTCATCAGCCACAACCTCATGTTTCACCGGGAGATAACAGCGGCGGTCGCCCAACATCTCGCCGCAAAGCCTGGCCCCTTGCGCCTGCTCGACCTCGGCTGCGGCGACGCCTCGCACCTCTCGAAAATCCTCCGGCCCGGCCAGCTCGCTGAATATTGCGGGTGCGATCTCTCGCCGTTCGCCCTCGACGAAGCCCGGAAAAACCTCGAACCATTCGGCGGCGTTTCGGTCAACCTGTGCTGCGAGGATATGCTCGCCGTTCTGCGCCAGGCACCCGCAACCCATTTCGACATCATCTATTCCAGCTACGCCCTGCACCACCTGACCACGGAGGAGAAGCAGGTGTTTTTCGACGAATGCCGCCGCGCCCTGCGCGACAACGGCTGCGTGATTCTTGTGGATGTCATGCGCGACGAAGGACAGGCGCGGCAGGAGTATCTCTACAGTTACAACCGGACGGTGCGGACGCAATGGGACGCGCTGAGCCTCGACGAACGGAACCAGGTGCAGGAGCACATCCGGAGCTGCGACTTCCCCGAAACCCCGTCCCTCCTCCAGACGCTTGCCCTGAGCGCAGGATTCACGACCTGCCGGAGGCTGGAAAAGCAAAGCTGGCACGAAGCGTGGCGCTACGAGTAGCCGAAAGGAATTGACGGCGCAGGTTTCCGGCATGACGAATGTCGAAACGCGGGAAAGCGACCGATAACGGCGTTAACCCCAACAGACGATGCCCCCGCATTCAACCGGCGAAAAGCCACCAGCTTCAGCAGCGTTCCAGAGTTCGGCGGACTCACCAGACCCGCCTGGCTGAACCAGCACATCGTCTTCGGCATCCTCTTCGCGCTGCCATCTTTTTGGCGTCAACCGTGAGCTGATTCTCTCATACCTGAAAAAGAGCGCCAGCCTGGAAGGAGCACGCCGCACGACAGCGAGCTACGCCTCGTGCCATTGAGGGGGGCGGCAGACATCTCGGCAGAGAGGTGCTTCACAGGTAGTTCTTTACCTTCGCCGCATTCTTAGTTAGGGTTTGCTGAAGAATTCAAGCCATCGCCCCGCGGCACTCAATCGCCGCTCGGGGAGGTGACCACGCGAACAAATTTCTGATTACATCAAGCTCCAAAAGGAGCCATTCAAACAGGCGCAAAAAAGGAGCGGCGAGCAGCCGGTCCAAGTTCATCACGAGGAACGTGATCGAGACCACACTCAGACTGCTCTCGGCAAGCCTCGCCATTACCCGGCCCAGCCCGTATCGGCGCTTCGCCTTACCGAACATGCCTTCGACGGCATTCCGGACTCCTTCGTCTTCCCTGATCTGCCGCCGGCGGGCCCGGTTCTTCTCAACATCCTTCGGGGGCCGACCGAGCGGCACGCCGCTCAGCCGG
This genomic window from Chlorobaculum limnaeum contains:
- the plsY gene encoding glycerol-3-phosphate 1-O-acyltransferase PlsY — its product is MLTFLAIIAVAYLIGSIPTSIIAGKLLKGIDVRDFGSGNAGGTNAFRVLGWKAGLAVTLIDIAKGTVAAVPVVGFFKAHPLGAFPDMNEIALSLIAGMAAVIGHVFTVFAGFKGGKGVSTAAGMLIGIAPVSMLMVIGIFLLTVTISRYVSVGSILAAIAFPLIIAIRKYIFDLGQGLDYRFFDHWFVHDSLDYHLLIFGGIVAVAIIYTHRANIRRLFSGTENRLSFGRKS
- the purM gene encoding phosphoribosylformylglycinamidine cyclo-ligase; protein product: MDYKKAGVDISAGEEFVRLIKPHVRQTFTPQVMTDIGAFGGFFQPDFARYEKPVLVSSIDGVGTKLKIAIELGKYDTVGSCLVNHCVNDILVCGARPLFFLDYYACGKLKPEIAASVVTGMVKACRENGAALIGGETAEMPGVYDVEDFDLAGTIVGMVDQQHIINGSKIEAGDVMIGLPSTGLHTNGYSLARKVFEGRMNERFAGLDGTVGEELLKVHRSYLPVIEPLLGTGDLRGMSHITGGGLMGNTMRIVPEGLSLSVDWASWPELPIFDLIRKEGQVPEEDMRRTFNLGLGLVMIVAKERVDDIMAYLKSREENAYIVGEVVKA
- the lysC gene encoding lysine-sensitive aspartokinase 3, whose amino-acid sequence is MAVMKFGGTSVGTASAMRQVIAIIAEKRKSETPLVVLSACSGITNKLVKIADTAGAGRLEEALQMAGEVRQFHLDLVGELVGNEALRLELAAKIDAYVTRLERLTEGIEIVGELSERSRDRICSFGELLSTTVFAAALNEAGTHCEWLDIRQVMITDERFGFARPIEAICQAKTEDIIRPKLDSCVVVVTQGYIGATVAGKTTTLGRGGSDLSAALFGAWLHTDSIEIWTDVDGVMTCDPRMVPEARSIRVMTFSEAAELAYLGAKVLHPDTIAPAVKKNIPVYVLNTWHPESKGTLITDDPALLAGKSHGGLVKSIAVRKGQAILNIRSNRMFGRHGFMNELFEVFNRFAVSVEMISSSEVSVSLTVDDAVLDEPFIQALKALGDVEIEHKVATVSVVGDNLRLSKGVAGRIFSSLRNVNLRMISQGASEINVGVVVEENDVPAAVSALHCEFFAESQCAGIFEKPAGS
- a CDS encoding C40 family peptidase; translated protein: MNEITPFAPKRAKTAGIIRTAALMALSCLMLALGACQSARPLSDRMESKYSLKKRKTSISRLRPQGPERCDVPMQVSERAFRAMLDSIEETKGVKYRFGGTTTDGFDCSGFVQYLYNRSFQMLLPRTSAELALVGPIIRKDRLQPGDLVFFAAGEEITHVGVYIGNERFAHASTKAGISTNTLLQNYYATHFAFGTRIIRVE
- the prmA gene encoding 50S ribosomal protein L11 methyltransferase, which codes for MQPPKTHNHIELAFEIDSDLYEIYIALLSQEGIEYFLEDDRKLMAYLPESEWNAAKEESIKTLLQETFGSVPHFTASFMADRNWNAEWEAHLQPVEISDRFLIIQHQKEYAVKPGQIVIAINPKMSFGTGYHATTRLMMRQMEELDLGDKKIMDIGTGTGVLAIAARKLGNKNPILAFDNNAWAAENAVENVAENDVSDIRVELLDAEEELAANLEEGYDLILANINKNVLDRILPVIRRHAPKAQVLLSGVLVYDEPWLKKLLKRIDYTNVKTIYEDEWLSALIEPAK
- a CDS encoding Ppx/GppA phosphatase family protein, with the protein product MTNATERIACIDVGTNTALLLVADLEPTTGKIVTVDHRQSIVRLGQNVDERRIIRQEALDRLVACMTAYRDLCGELGVQRIIAAGTSALRDAANRDEIIETVKSATGIEIRCISGEEEAALTFFGAVAGLESVPEPFTVIDIGGGSTEIIMGTVEKVESAVSMNIGSVRMTERFCTSIPPSPEEFEAARQEIDKHLAKSLPPFFAGRQQVFGVAGTLTTIAQVCLGDRQFDAGRVQGFRLEYGAVHELLDRLRAMRLDEIISLGIPEGRADVFTMGTLILRQFMRMLGVGAVTVSIQGLRYGMAQQELQRLRNQS
- a CDS encoding THUMP-like domain-containing protein, with amino-acid sequence MTLDELHSLFDPQVLALIDAHAGDDPAAFALRFHGRSDLPVRAIAEQIACRKKAAVKLPSLSRFPLLYTRLALEQASGERAAEWKASLMQGRRAIDLTGGLGIDTLFLARRFEHVVSCERSEALARLAEANRRVMGIANVETRIGDSEEILADYADDSFDWVLVDPARREHGGRSAGLQQSSPDVVRLHDLMLRKAAKVCIKASPALEISGLETQLPALSAIIAVSVDGECKEVLLLLDRAHVAGQTPKVRAVCLGKETFEIVSSGSEPPDRAVAETPGAWLYEPDAAIIKARLTGKLARQMQLEFLNRTVDYLTSADRVEPFPGRSFRIEECRPFRQKSFRKELAELEITNAAVQRRDFPLSVEELRKRYKIGESSERFLFFTKDASGDLIWLSCRKA
- a CDS encoding restriction endonuclease; the encoded protein is MAIPDFQSVMLPVLRFCGDGKEHTNKDAVECLASEFRLTPEEKKEYLPSGRQRVFDNRIAWARAYLKMALLIENTRRGVFRITERGRRVLKEQPEKLNLAYLRRFPEFADNRISQQQKALSSREDDEDIQEKKTPRELLDEAYMILRANLAEELLSQLKAASPAFFEKVAIDVLVRMGYGGSVKEVEAAVTGKSGDEGIDGVIKEDRLGLDVIYVQAKRWASTVSRPEIQKFAGALQGKRARKGVFITTSDFSKSAREYVSAIESKIILVDGRQLVEFMIDFEVGVSSEGSYELKRLDSDYFEEG
- a CDS encoding AMP-binding protein → MSERPWLRHYDDGVPHTLAPYPVITMLDLLRDSARERPGDEAFLFMGSSISWRELELKSSAFASALRAQGVGKGDRVAVLMPNSPQMIVAEFGIWKTGGIVVLLNPLYTEPELERAIRESEAETAVVLTLFYEKINRIRSNTPLKRVIVTSIKEYLPPLKRMLFTVLKERRDGHRIVLKPGDLSMADVIESHAGSQSPEVAVAPGDPALFLFSGGTTGNPKCVVGRHEALVMTGMQINAWFDSALGNGRTVIMLNLPLFHVFAQVAVMASGFIRRSPMVLMPDPRDIGALIATIKRRKVEMLPGVPTLFNALAAHPRLRRDPKALRSLRLIVSGASSLHLETRNRFEQLTGGCIIEAYGLTEALAAPVFSPARGLKKSGSVGLPGADVELRIVDAEKCDNVLPPGEVGEILIRSPQNMSGYWNNPDETAAVLRDGWIHTGDLGYLDEDGYLFVVDRKKDVVKASGFQIWPREVEEVISRHPSVLETGVAGVPDDYQGEAVKAWIVLRDGCSLDPADLKAWCRKELAAYKVPKHIEYCDSLPKSAVGKVLRRVLVERHNGE
- a CDS encoding class I SAM-dependent methyltransferase codes for the protein MSADPITIFRKTWGTYQKVISHNLMFHREITAAVAQHLAAKPGPLRLLDLGCGDASHLSKILRPGQLAEYCGCDLSPFALDEARKNLEPFGGVSVNLCCEDMLAVLRQAPATHFDIIYSSYALHHLTTEEKQVFFDECRRALRDNGCVILVDVMRDEGQARQEYLYSYNRTVRTQWDALSLDERNQVQEHIRSCDFPETPSLLQTLALSAGFTTCRRLEKQSWHEAWRYE